CGTTCGAATTCACGCTCACCCTCATTGAGTCCGGCCTGAAGGTTTTCGCCATTACTGGCAACACACAGGCTGCTTCGCTGGTTCAAACCCAATGGCTACGCACCGGGTTGATGGCAACGACCAGATTTATCGCCACGGTGAAAGGCGAGATCAGGAGCGTCACCCAAACCATCAAGACGCTGCGAAACACGGCCGCGTTTTGGGGGAATAGCGTGAAAGACACGGCTAACGAAGTGACGAACCTCAGCAACGTCTTGAAGTCCACCTTCGGCTGCGCCCGCTATGGCCGGTATAACAAAGGATTTGTGGGGGGCGGTGTTTCTGGCTCTACCGGGACGGTAAACCGTACCGCAGATACTAAAAACCAGCCCGGACTGGTCATGCGGAAAATGGCGGAAGCGGTGACCGGGCGATCTGATCTCCTGGCTAAAACAGCCACCCTTGAGGGCGTGAATTCAGTTGATGCGTTCCCTGGCAATGCGAAAACTATCATTGATGTGGTTATGACCTTCACAGGCAGCGTGGAAGAGAAAATCCGTATGCTTGAAACCTTGGCTTCATACCGAAACGCGACGTTTTACGCGACTGATTCGGAAAATGCCATTGCCCAAAGTGCCACCATCTTGCTCTGCGTTTTATCCGCCGGTGCACTGGCTGTGGTGGCTGTGGAGTATGAACCCTCAAGCTATGACGACGCCATTTTGATGCTAAACCGTGTCTGCGACACGTTGGATGACGTGTTGTTAATGGTGGCCGATGCCGGGGATGATGATGACTATCTCAATTTGCTGGAAACCCGCAACGCTCTCGTCAACGCATACGGTCAGAAAGGTGCTGAGCTGAGTTCGCTGACGCAAGTTGGCCTGTCTGCCTCAATGCCTGCGTTAACGCTTGCTAATCGTCTTTACCAGAACGCCGCGCGCGGGGATGAGTTGGTGCAGTCAGTTCAGCCTCGCCACCCGGCATTCATGCCTACCAAATTCAGAGCACTTAGGAAATGAAAGATGAACTGATTTTGACATCCGGCGGCAAACAAATTTCCGGCTGGGATTCTGTCCGCGTTACGCGCAGCATAGAGCGTTTACCCTCTGATTTTACTCTCTCTTTAATGGACTACTACCCCGGTAATGACGATAAGCAATTAGTGCTCCCGGGTGACAGTTGCACCGTGCATTTGGGGGATGATCTGGTTATGACCGGGTACATTGACCGCTGGAACCCAGTTATAGGTAAGATGCGCCACGAGGTGCAGGCAACGGGGCGAAGCAAATGTCAGGACTTGGTGGATTGCTCCGCAGAATGGCCAAACAACGTAATTAGCCAGGCCACTGCGTTACAAATTGCTCAAAGACTGGCTGAGCCTTACGGAATTAGTGTCACCAGCGATGTGAAGGATTTGATGACCGTTCCCCAATTTACGTTAAATTGGGGAGAATCATCACAGGAAGTGATTGACAGGATCACCCGTTGGGCTGCTCTGCTGTACTACGACAAACCCGATGGCAGCCTTTATCTGACCCGCGTCGGAACGGTGAAAGCGGCCAGCGGTGTGGCACAAGGTGAAAACATCGAGACGGCATCTTTCATGGCATCAATGGACGAACGGTACTCGGATTATATCGGGGTATCGATGTCGATGACGCCAGTGATGGGGGGATATTCCTCGGTAACCCTGGCGCGAGCCAAAGATCCGGAAGTGGCCAAATTACGTTATCGAAACCGGGTTGTCATCGTGGAAAGCACCATGAACTCGCATGGTCAGGCGCAAAATTGCATCGATTGGGAAATGAACCGCCGCTATGGACGCTCACGCAGTTTGCAGGTGGAGATTGATAGCTGGCGAGACAAGGCAGGAAAGCTCTGGGAGCCGAATACGCTACTCCCCATTAACATTCCTGTATTTGGCCTCAATAACCAGCTTTGGCTATTGGCCGAAGTAACGTTTATCCGTGATGCGCGAGGCACCCGCGCCAAGCTTGTGCTGATGCCGTGTGAAGCGTTTGCCGTGCAGCCGTACCAATTTTACAGACAGGTACAGGAGCTTAACCCATGAGTGAGGGCATATTGAGGCAACTTGGCCGCCGAGTGGCCATGATGATCGGTATTGGCAAGATCACGGGTTACAGCGATGCTGGAAGTATCCAACAACTGCAATACCAGACACCATTGGAAGTCAGAGGAGCAACGCCACGAATGGCGGAGTTTGGCTTTTCATCTGGCCTACCGGTTGGCACTGATGTTGTTCTGGCCTATTTGGGCGGAGACCGTTCCAGTGCTGTGATTGTGGCCAGCAACAATCAGCAATATCGGCAATCCGGGCTTAAAGCGGGAGAAACGGTTATTTATGACCAATGGGGTATGTTTATCAAACTCACTGAAAACGGCATGGAAGTTGAAGCCAACGGCCAGCCGGTAACTGTTCGTCATGCGACGACTGTCACGGTCACGGCATCAGAGAAAATCAGGCTGGATACCCCGCTTCTGGAGGTCACAGGTGACGTGGTCGACAACTGCGACAGTAATGGTGCTTCGCTGAAAACTCTGCGTGAGGCCCACAATGGGCATGACCACGTTTTAAAAGACGTGCAAAGTGGCAGCGACGATATAACCAGCGATAAACCGGGGAGGATTGTCTGATGAGCGACATCAGTTCCTTTTGGGATATTGAACGGTTGGTGGCTGACTGGCGTGAAGGCAAGGGTGACCTCATCAACGGCAACGACCTTCAGACTGCAATCATTATCAGCCTGTTCACCGATCGGGTTGCCCGTGATGACGATGCCATCGATGGAGACGATCGGCGAGGATGGTGGGGGGATTTAGGAGAAGAGCACAATATTGGCTCGCGGCTGTGGTTGTTACGGCGTAAAAAGCTGAATCAGCCCGTCGCCCAGAAAGCTGAAGACTATGCCCGTGAGGCGTTGCAGTGGCTGATCACTGACGGCGTGGTGTCGTCAGTGATGGTTGCAACTCAGATCGTTTACCCGCGCCAACTTAATATGGTTATCAGCTATCAGAAACCGGGGAGTCGTGACGATACGGATATGCGTTTTTTTTGGGTTTGGGAGCAATAAGCAATGCCATTTAATCGACCTACACTGACCGAACTGCGTGAAAAGAGCCGCACGCAGCTTAAATCGGAATTGAGACAAACCGGCGCACTGCTACGCTACTCCAACATGCGTGTACTGGCTGATGCCGATGCTGGTCTGGCTCATTTGCATTACGGCTACCTTGATTACATTGCGCAGCAGGCCACGCCTTTTAATGCCACGGATGAATGGCTGGCGGGATGGGCTGCCCTGAAAAGTGTTTATCAGATAGCCGCCAATCCGGCTTCAACCCCCGCCTATCAATTCACCGGCATCGCAAACTCCACCCTAGGGAAAGGGGCGGTGCTGCGTCGGGGGGATGGGTATTGTTACCGCCTCGTCGAGGATGTGACTATAGGCGAAAACGGCAAGGGTATTGGCAAGTTGACCGCGATCCTCCCTGATATCATTGACGCGCCAACAGGGGGTGGTATTGACGGTAATGCGGATGCTGGCACGGCCCTGACGCTAGATATTTCATTGCCAGGTATTGACGCCAGCGGCGTAATGGTCGACCCCGCTACCGGAGGGGCAGATATTGAAACGCAAGAGAGTCTACGCGCTCGCATGCTGCTGGCGTATCAAACCCCTCCGCAAGGCGGCAGCGATAAAGACTATGAACAATGGGCGCGTGCAGTGCCTGGTATTACCCGGTGCTGGACCAAGCGGCGGCTGATGGGGGCTGGCACTGTTGGGGTGTACATCATGTGTGATGGCAACGATGAAACCAATCATGGTTTTCCTGTAGGGACTGACGGTCTATCCCAGCGGGATGAGTGGGGGGTTCAGAAAGCGACAGGGGATCAAGGCAGGGTAGCCGATTACATTTATCCGCGCGCCCCGGTGACTGCTATGGTTTACGTCTGTTCGCCCGTCGCGAAGACGGTGGATTTTAAGATTAGTGGCATCTCTCATGTTGGCAGCGATATTACGGCGGCTATTGCCGCAGCCATAGATAGCGTGTTTTTCCATGAGGGGACGCCAATTGGTAACGGGAAGATATTTCTTTCCGACCTGAACAGGGCGATCGGTGATATCTCAGGAACGGCCGGATTTATTCTGGTCACCCCATCGGCCAATATTGATCTTGGGGTTGGGGAACTGCCCGTGCGTGGCGAGGTGAAGTACACATGAGCCAATATACTGCTGATGACTACCAAAGAGCGCTGTATGCCCTATTACCCACCGGTCTGGCGTGGCCACGCGATG
The sequence above is drawn from the Serratia symbiotica genome and encodes:
- a CDS encoding DNA circularization N-terminal domain-containing protein → MFGRRQAVHEYPYRNTAWVEDLGRGTRKLTIRGFIVHNSLAYDAPDVITQRNSLVAACEAEGAGTLIHPTLGELTVSVPDGGLRVLESVDNGRSFEFTLTLIESGLKVFAITGNTQAASLVQTQWLRTGLMATTRFIATVKGEIRSVTQTIKTLRNTAAFWGNSVKDTANEVTNLSNVLKSTFGCARYGRYNKGFVGGGVSGSTGTVNRTADTKNQPGLVMRKMAEAVTGRSDLLAKTATLEGVNSVDAFPGNAKTIIDVVMTFTGSVEEKIRMLETLASYRNATFYATDSENAIAQSATILLCVLSAGALAVVAVEYEPSSYDDAILMLNRVCDTLDDVLLMVADAGDDDDYLNLLETRNALVNAYGQKGAELSSLTQVGLSASMPALTLANRLYQNAARGDELVQSVQPRHPAFMPTKFRALRK
- a CDS encoding phage baseplate assembly protein, with the protein product MKDELILTSGGKQISGWDSVRVTRSIERLPSDFTLSLMDYYPGNDDKQLVLPGDSCTVHLGDDLVMTGYIDRWNPVIGKMRHEVQATGRSKCQDLVDCSAEWPNNVISQATALQIAQRLAEPYGISVTSDVKDLMTVPQFTLNWGESSQEVIDRITRWAALLYYDKPDGSLYLTRVGTVKAASGVAQGENIETASFMASMDERYSDYIGVSMSMTPVMGGYSSVTLARAKDPEVAKLRYRNRVVIVESTMNSHGQAQNCIDWEMNRRYGRSRSLQVEIDSWRDKAGKLWEPNTLLPINIPVFGLNNQLWLLAEVTFIRDARGTRAKLVLMPCEAFAVQPYQFYRQVQELNP
- a CDS encoding phage baseplate assembly protein domain-containing protein yields the protein MSEGILRQLGRRVAMMIGIGKITGYSDAGSIQQLQYQTPLEVRGATPRMAEFGFSSGLPVGTDVVLAYLGGDRSSAVIVASNNQQYRQSGLKAGETVIYDQWGMFIKLTENGMEVEANGQPVTVRHATTVTVTASEKIRLDTPLLEVTGDVVDNCDSNGASLKTLREAHNGHDHVLKDVQSGSDDITSDKPGRIV
- a CDS encoding phage GP46 family protein → MSDISSFWDIERLVADWREGKGDLINGNDLQTAIIISLFTDRVARDDDAIDGDDRRGWWGDLGEEHNIGSRLWLLRRKKLNQPVAQKAEDYAREALQWLITDGVVSSVMVATQIVYPRQLNMVISYQKPGSRDDTDMRFFWVWEQ
- a CDS encoding baseplate J/gp47 family protein is translated as MPFNRPTLTELREKSRTQLKSELRQTGALLRYSNMRVLADADAGLAHLHYGYLDYIAQQATPFNATDEWLAGWAALKSVYQIAANPASTPAYQFTGIANSTLGKGAVLRRGDGYCYRLVEDVTIGENGKGIGKLTAILPDIIDAPTGGGIDGNADAGTALTLDISLPGIDASGVMVDPATGGADIETQESLRARMLLAYQTPPQGGSDKDYEQWARAVPGITRCWTKRRLMGAGTVGVYIMCDGNDETNHGFPVGTDGLSQRDEWGVQKATGDQGRVADYIYPRAPVTAMVYVCSPVAKTVDFKISGISHVGSDITAAIAAAIDSVFFHEGTPIGNGKIFLSDLNRAIGDISGTAGFILVTPSANIDLGVGELPVRGEVKYT